From one Alphaproteobacteria bacterium genomic stretch:
- the uvrA gene encoding excinuclease ABC subunit UvrA — protein sequence MIHDREAPAIRVRGAREHNLNNVNVDLPRDKLVVITGLSGSGKSSLAFDTIYAEGQRRYVESLSAYARQFLEMMHKPDVDSIEGLSPAISIEQKTTSRNPRSTVGTVTEIYDYMRLLWARIGVPYSPATGEPISAMTVSQMVDRVLAMGEGTRLYLLAPIARGRKGEFKKELAELQRAGFQRVKVDGTLYEVDEVPALKKNFKHDIEVVVDRLVVRDDIAGRLADSLETALERADGIALVENADTGDQTTFSANFACPVSGFTIAEIEPRLFSFNNPAGACPACDGLGVQMFIDPQLVVPNPLLSLDDGAVLPWSRATTPSPYYKQTLQGLADHYGFSMKTPFRDLDKAAQEAVLYGSGKEPVRMVYEDGMRKYQVTKPFEGVIPNLERRLRESDSAWVREELSKFQSEKPCATCHGQRLKPEALAVKVGPRDWAATISSISELSVADARDWFLKLDAALTDKDKEIGERILKEINERLGFLNAVGLNYLNLSRTSGTLSGGESQRIRLASQIGSGLTGVLYVLDEPSIGLHQRDNARLLQTLERLRDLGNTVIVVEHDEEAIRAADYLVDMGPRAGVHGGHVVAEGTPDEVMRAENSITADYLTGRREIAVPKMRRAGNGKTLELTGACEHNLKNVDLTVPLGTFVAVTGVSGGGKSTLVVETLYKALARTLTNAREIPGEYDRLDGLHHIDKVIDIDQSPIGRTPRSNPATYTGAFTPIRDWFAGLPEAKARGYKPGRFSFNVKGGRCEACQGDGVIKIEMHFLPDIFVECDVCKGKRYNRETLEVKFRDHSIADVLDLTVDEAADLFQAVPPIRDKMVTLQRVGLGYIKVGQQATTLSGGEAQRVKLAKELSRRATGRTLYILDEPTTGLHFEDVNKLLEVLHALVEQGNTVLVIEHNLDVIKTADWLVDLGPEGGAGGGRIVAAGTPEDVAKVSESYTGRYLQPYLLAGKLAGVA from the coding sequence ATGATACACGACCGCGAGGCGCCTGCCATTCGTGTACGCGGCGCGCGTGAACATAACCTTAACAACGTCAATGTCGATTTACCGCGCGACAAGCTGGTGGTCATCACCGGGCTTTCCGGGTCCGGCAAATCCTCGCTGGCGTTCGACACGATTTATGCCGAGGGCCAACGTCGCTACGTCGAATCGCTCTCCGCCTATGCGCGCCAGTTCCTGGAGATGATGCACAAGCCGGACGTCGATTCGATCGAGGGCCTGTCGCCGGCCATCTCCATCGAACAGAAGACGACCAGCCGCAACCCGCGCTCCACCGTCGGCACGGTGACCGAGATCTACGACTATATGCGCCTGCTCTGGGCGCGGATCGGCGTCCCCTACTCGCCCGCGACCGGCGAGCCGATCAGCGCCATGACGGTCAGCCAGATGGTGGACCGCGTCCTGGCCATGGGCGAAGGCACGCGGCTCTATCTGCTGGCGCCGATCGCGCGCGGGCGCAAGGGCGAATTCAAAAAGGAACTGGCGGAGTTGCAGCGCGCCGGTTTCCAGCGGGTCAAGGTGGACGGCACGCTCTACGAGGTCGACGAAGTCCCGGCGCTGAAGAAGAATTTCAAGCACGATATCGAGGTGGTGGTCGACCGGCTCGTGGTGCGGGACGACATCGCCGGCCGGCTGGCCGACAGCCTGGAAACCGCGCTGGAGCGCGCCGACGGCATCGCCCTGGTGGAAAATGCCGACACCGGCGACCAGACCACGTTCAGCGCCAATTTCGCCTGCCCGGTCAGCGGCTTCACCATTGCCGAGATCGAGCCGAGGCTGTTCAGCTTCAACAACCCGGCCGGTGCCTGCCCGGCCTGCGACGGGCTGGGCGTGCAGATGTTCATCGACCCGCAACTGGTGGTGCCGAACCCGCTGTTGTCGCTCGACGATGGTGCGGTGCTGCCCTGGTCGCGTGCGACGACCCCCTCCCCCTATTACAAGCAGACATTGCAGGGGCTGGCCGACCATTACGGGTTTTCGATGAAGACGCCGTTCCGCGACCTGGACAAGGCGGCGCAGGAGGCGGTGCTCTATGGCTCCGGCAAGGAGCCGGTGCGCATGGTCTATGAGGACGGCATGCGCAAATACCAGGTGACCAAGCCGTTCGAGGGCGTCATCCCCAACCTGGAGCGGCGCCTGCGCGAGAGCGACAGCGCCTGGGTGCGGGAGGAACTCTCGAAGTTCCAGAGCGAGAAGCCCTGCGCCACCTGCCACGGCCAGCGGCTGAAGCCGGAGGCGCTGGCGGTCAAGGTCGGCCCGCGCGACTGGGCCGCCACCATTTCCAGCATTTCCGAACTGTCGGTGGCCGACGCCCGCGACTGGTTCCTGAAGCTGGACGCCGCGCTGACCGACAAGGACAAGGAAATCGGCGAGCGCATCCTGAAGGAAATCAACGAGCGCCTGGGCTTCCTGAACGCGGTCGGGCTCAACTATCTGAACCTGTCGCGCACATCGGGCACGCTCTCCGGCGGCGAGTCGCAACGCATCCGCCTCGCCTCGCAGATCGGCTCCGGCCTGACCGGCGTGCTCTATGTGCTGGACGAGCCGAGCATCGGCCTGCACCAGCGCGACAATGCCCGGCTGTTGCAGACGCTGGAGCGGCTGCGCGACCTGGGCAACACCGTCATCGTGGTCGAGCACGACGAGGAGGCGATCCGCGCCGCCGACTATCTGGTCGACATGGGGCCGCGCGCCGGCGTCCATGGCGGCCATGTGGTCGCCGAGGGCACGCCGGATGAGGTGATGCGCGCCGAAAACTCGATCACCGCGGACTATCTCACCGGCCGGCGCGAGATCGCGGTGCCGAAGATGCGGCGGGCGGGCAACGGCAAGACGCTGGAACTGACCGGCGCCTGCGAACACAACCTCAAGAATGTCGACCTGACCGTGCCGCTCGGCACCTTCGTGGCCGTGACCGGGGTTTCGGGTGGCGGCAAGTCCACGCTGGTGGTGGAGACGCTCTACAAGGCGCTGGCGCGCACGCTCACCAATGCCCGCGAGATTCCGGGCGAATACGACCGCCTGGACGGCCTGCACCATATCGACAAGGTTATCGACATCGACCAGTCGCCCATCGGCCGCACGCCGCGCTCGAACCCGGCGACCTATACCGGTGCCTTCACGCCGATCCGCGACTGGTTCGCCGGCCTGCCGGAGGCAAAGGCGCGCGGCTACAAGCCGGGCCGGTTCTCGTTCAACGTCAAGGGTGGGCGCTGCGAGGCTTGCCAGGGCGACGGCGTCATCAAGATCGAGATGCACTTTTTGCCGGACATTTTCGTCGAGTGCGACGTCTGCAAGGGCAAGCGCTACAACCGCGAGACGCTGGAGGTGAAGTTCCGCGACCACTCCATCGCCGACGTGCTGGATCTGACCGTGGACGAGGCCGCCGACCTGTTCCAGGCGGTGCCGCCGATCCGCGATAAGATGGTGACCTTGCAGCGGGTCGGCCTCGGCTACATCAAGGTGGGCCAGCAGGCGACGACGCTCTCCGGCGGCGAGGCGCAGCGGGTAAAACTGGCGAAGGAGTTGTCGCGCCGGGCGACCGGGCGGACACTCTATATTCTGGATGAGCCGACGACGGGCCTGCATTTCGAGGACGTGAACAAGCTGCTGGAAGTGCTGCACGCGCTGGTCGAGCAGGGCAACACCGTGCTGGTGATCGAGCACAATTTGGACGTGATCAAGACCGCCGACTGGCTGGTGGACCTGGGCCCGGAAGGCGGCGCCGGCGGCGGCCGCATCGTGGCCGCGGGAACGCCGGAGGACGTGGCCAAGGTGAGCGAGAGCTATACCGGGCGGTATTTGCAGCCGTATTTGCTGGCCGGAAAGCTGGCCGGGGTGGCGTGA
- a CDS encoding universal stress protein: MFQKIMVPVDLAHAARMERATATAADLAKLYGAAVVYVGVTTSAPSAIAHTPQEYAGKLKSFAADQAARHGHSATSHAMVSHDPSIDLDETLMRGIDETGADLVVMASHIPNVTDHFWPSNGGRIASHAKSSVFIVRMA, translated from the coding sequence GTGTTCCAGAAGATTATGGTGCCCGTCGACCTCGCCCATGCCGCCCGCATGGAGCGCGCGACGGCGACGGCCGCCGACCTGGCCAAGCTCTATGGGGCGGCGGTGGTCTATGTGGGCGTCACCACCTCCGCCCCCAGCGCCATCGCCCACACGCCGCAAGAGTATGCCGGCAAGCTCAAGAGCTTCGCCGCCGACCAGGCCGCCAGACACGGCCACAGCGCCACGTCCCACGCCATGGTCTCGCACGACCCGAGCATCGATCTGGACGAAACCCTGATGCGCGGCATCGACGAGACCGGCGCGGACCTGGTGGTCATGGCCTCGCACATCCCGAACGTAACGGACCACTTCTGGCCGTCGAACGGAGGCCGGATCGCGAGCCATGCCAAGTCGTCCGTGTTCATCGTGCGCATGGCCTGA
- a CDS encoding BCCT family transporter: MTDPTADQGIPAPDGEANLIDTDYTIGQDNIEGSVGPFGFDIHNPVFLISGLTIVAFVFYALALPVQAAEFFGWLRPFLTKTFDWFFLGAANIFVLFCLVLIVSPWGRVRLGGKDAVPDYGYVGWFSMLFAAGMGIGLMFFGVLEPVYHMAISQPLGTPSPFGADGAIIPENVEAARSMGLAATIFHWGLHPWAIYAVVALALALFTFNKGLPLTIRSAFYPIFGERVWGWTGHVIDTLAVFATLFGLATSLGFGAQQANAGLEFVFGIPNTLTVQIILITGITAIALISVLRGLDGGVKVLSEINMGVAALLLAFVLLAGPTVTILSDFVVGLETYAADILALSNPVGRTDTDYSQGWTAFYWAWWISWSPFVGMFIARVSRGRTVREFVICVLIIPSLVCVLWMAVFGGVAIDQVLSDPATSAVKAEVIDSYRPELSLFAMLEGLPLASITSVIGIVLVIVFFVTSSDSGSLVIDTITAGGKVDSPVPQRVFWCTFEGAVAIVLLIGGGLSALQAMVISTGLPFTIILLLMCWAILRGLMTEAR, translated from the coding sequence ATGACTGACCCGACTGCCGACCAGGGAATCCCTGCGCCCGACGGCGAGGCCAATCTGATCGACACCGACTACACCATCGGCCAGGACAATATCGAGGGCTCGGTGGGACCGTTCGGTTTCGATATTCACAACCCGGTCTTTCTGATTTCCGGCCTGACCATTGTCGCCTTCGTCTTTTATGCCCTGGCCCTGCCGGTGCAGGCGGCGGAGTTTTTCGGCTGGCTGAGGCCGTTCCTTACCAAGACCTTTGACTGGTTCTTTCTGGGCGCCGCGAACATTTTCGTGCTGTTCTGCCTGGTGCTGATCGTCAGCCCGTGGGGACGGGTCCGCCTGGGCGGCAAGGATGCCGTGCCGGACTATGGCTATGTCGGCTGGTTTTCGATGCTGTTTGCCGCCGGCATGGGCATCGGGCTGATGTTTTTCGGCGTGCTGGAGCCGGTGTATCACATGGCCATATCCCAGCCGCTCGGCACCCCCTCGCCCTTCGGCGCCGACGGGGCCATCATTCCGGAGAATGTCGAGGCCGCCCGCTCCATGGGCCTGGCCGCCACGATCTTCCACTGGGGCCTGCATCCCTGGGCCATTTACGCCGTCGTCGCCCTGGCGCTGGCGCTGTTCACTTTCAACAAGGGATTGCCTCTCACCATTCGCTCGGCCTTCTACCCGATCTTTGGCGAGAGGGTGTGGGGCTGGACCGGCCATGTCATCGACACCCTGGCCGTGTTCGCGACCCTGTTCGGCCTGGCGACCTCGCTCGGCTTCGGCGCACAACAGGCGAATGCGGGGCTCGAATTCGTGTTCGGCATTCCCAACACGCTGACCGTGCAGATCATCCTGATCACGGGCATCACCGCCATCGCCCTGATCTCCGTCCTGCGCGGCCTGGACGGTGGCGTCAAGGTGCTGTCGGAAATCAATATGGGCGTGGCGGCGCTGTTGCTGGCCTTCGTATTGCTGGCCGGCCCGACGGTGACGATCCTCAGCGATTTCGTCGTCGGGCTGGAGACCTACGCCGCAGACATCCTTGCCCTCAGCAATCCCGTCGGCCGGACCGATACGGACTACAGCCAGGGCTGGACCGCGTTCTACTGGGCGTGGTGGATCAGCTGGTCGCCGTTCGTCGGCATGTTCATCGCCCGCGTCAGCCGCGGCCGCACCGTGCGCGAGTTCGTGATCTGCGTCCTGATCATCCCGTCGCTGGTCTGCGTGCTGTGGATGGCCGTGTTCGGCGGCGTCGCCATCGACCAGGTGCTGAGCGATCCGGCAACCAGCGCGGTGAAAGCCGAGGTGATCGACAGCTACCGGCCCGAACTCTCGCTGTTCGCCATGCTGGAAGGGTTGCCGCTCGCCTCCATCACGTCGGTGATCGGTATCGTGCTGGTGATCGTGTTCTTCGTTACCTCGTCCGACAGCGGCAGCCTGGTGATCGACACCATCACCGCCGGCGGCAAGGTCGACTCCCCGGTGCCCCAGCGCGTGTTCTGGTGCACGTTCGAAGGCGCGGTGGCGATCGTGCTGCTGATCGGCGGCGGCCTGAGCGCGCTACAGGCCATGGTGATATCGACCGGCCTGCCCTTCACCATCATCCTGTTGCTGATGTGCTGGGCGATCCTGCGCGGGCTGATGACGGAAGCGCGCTAG
- a CDS encoding Hsp20 family protein codes for MTTFDFSPLFRSTVGFDRMQRMLEAATRGDEANGYPPYNIERLEENAYRITMAVAGFAESDIEIEVKDGVLVVTGRQAEDQAERTFLHRGIAGRAFRRSFQLADHVKVQGAALENGLLHVDLAREIPEAMKPRKIAINGRAPVEIEAQAA; via the coding sequence ATGACGACGTTTGATTTCTCCCCCCTGTTCCGTTCGACCGTCGGTTTCGACCGCATGCAGCGCATGCTGGAAGCCGCCACCCGTGGCGACGAGGCGAACGGCTATCCGCCCTACAATATCGAGCGGCTCGAAGAGAACGCCTACCGCATCACCATGGCTGTGGCCGGCTTCGCCGAGAGCGACATTGAGATCGAAGTGAAGGACGGCGTCCTGGTCGTCACCGGCCGCCAAGCCGAGGATCAGGCCGAGCGGACCTTCCTGCACCGCGGCATTGCCGGGCGCGCCTTCCGCCGCAGCTTCCAGCTTGCCGATCACGTGAAGGTCCAGGGCGCGGCCCTCGAAAACGGGCTGCTGCATGTCGACCTCGCCCGCGAGATCCCGGAGGCGATGAAGCCGCGCAAGATCGCGATCAACGGCCGCGCGCCGGTCGAGATCGAGGCGCAGGCCGCCTAA
- a CDS encoding aspartate aminotransferase family protein, producing MICRQPSRLTAQKEPKPVPDTALSNSAIIAAYRAKTPGSAEWAERARESFPSGITHDSRHLSPYSLYITRGEGSHKWDVDGNEYIDYFGGHGALILGHNHPRVLAAMQAALADGTHFGASHPREVQWAEQIRKMVPCAERVRFTSSGTEATMMALRLARAFTGRDTVIRFRTHFHGWNDHMASGQAGHMDGTPTPGVVSGITAATVLVDPNDKAGVEQAFAAHSIAGIILEPTGSSTGMVPVAPGFLAFLRQQCDRHGAVLIFDEVVTGFRVAPGGAQQATGVTPDLGTFAKIIAGGLPGGAICGKGEILDLLDFEKAEAKGFEKIGHQGTYNANPVSAAAGLAALEIIANEGVCERANAYGAALRAEMNQVLRDEGVRWAVYGDYSSFHVFTNPKARADVGPDTFDPLTYGYAELKANAPGAVQKLRLGMILNGVDIMGWPGGNVSAVHTDEDRAQTVAAFRESLRMMKAEGDL from the coding sequence ATGATTTGCCGTCAGCCTAGCCGCCTCACCGCCCAGAAGGAACCCAAGCCCGTGCCGGACACCGCGCTTTCGAATTCCGCGATCATCGCCGCCTACCGCGCCAAAACCCCCGGGTCCGCCGAATGGGCGGAGCGGGCGCGCGAGAGTTTCCCCTCCGGCATCACCCACGATAGCCGGCACTTGTCGCCCTACAGCCTCTACATCACCCGTGGCGAAGGCAGCCACAAATGGGATGTCGATGGCAACGAGTATATCGACTATTTCGGCGGCCACGGCGCCCTGATCCTGGGCCACAATCACCCGCGCGTCCTGGCGGCGATGCAGGCGGCGCTGGCGGACGGCACCCATTTCGGCGCCAGCCACCCGCGCGAGGTGCAATGGGCCGAGCAGATCCGCAAAATGGTGCCGTGCGCGGAGCGGGTGCGCTTCACCTCCTCCGGCACCGAGGCGACGATGATGGCGCTGCGCCTCGCCCGCGCCTTCACCGGCCGGGACACGGTCATTCGCTTCCGCACCCATTTCCACGGCTGGAACGATCACATGGCCAGCGGCCAGGCGGGGCATATGGACGGCACGCCGACACCGGGCGTGGTCTCCGGCATCACGGCGGCGACCGTTCTGGTCGATCCCAACGACAAGGCCGGCGTCGAACAGGCGTTTGCCGCGCACAGCATCGCCGGCATCATCCTGGAGCCGACCGGCTCTTCCACCGGCATGGTGCCGGTTGCGCCGGGCTTCCTCGCCTTTCTGCGCCAGCAGTGCGACCGGCACGGTGCGGTGCTGATTTTCGACGAGGTCGTCACCGGCTTCCGTGTCGCCCCCGGCGGTGCGCAGCAGGCAACCGGCGTGACGCCCGACCTCGGCACCTTCGCCAAGATCATCGCCGGCGGCCTGCCAGGCGGTGCGATCTGCGGCAAGGGCGAGATCCTGGACCTGCTCGACTTCGAAAAGGCGGAGGCCAAGGGGTTCGAGAAGATCGGCCACCAGGGCACCTACAACGCCAACCCGGTCAGCGCCGCGGCGGGTCTGGCCGCACTGGAGATCATCGCCAACGAGGGCGTCTGCGAACGGGCCAACGCCTATGGCGCGGCCTTGCGGGCCGAGATGAACCAGGTGCTGCGCGACGAAGGCGTGCGCTGGGCCGTCTATGGCGACTATTCCAGCTTCCATGTCTTCACCAACCCGAAGGCCCGGGCCGATGTGGGACCGGACACGTTCGACCCGCTGACCTATGGCTATGCGGAGTTGAAGGCGAACGCGCCGGGCGCGGTACAGAAGCTGCGGCTTGGCATGATCCTGAACGGCGTCGACATCATGGGCTGGCCCGGCGGCAATGTCTCCGCCGTGCACACGGACGAGGATCGCGCCCAGACCGTCGCCGCCTTCCGTGAGTCGCTGCGCATGATGAAAGCGGAAGGGGATTTGTAG
- a CDS encoding membrane dipeptidase: MANILADALHQSSIVIDGLIISNWSRDVFEQMHKGGLTAVNCTCSVWEGFNDTCANIAQWKRDIAENSDLLMQVHSAADIRRAKEAKKVGIFLGWQNTYAIEQNLDHLYLFRDLGVRVMQLTYNTQNLVGSGCWESRDSGLSDYGRDVIDAMNDLGILVDLSHVGEQTSRDAIAHSQKPVAYTHCFPAALQAHPRNKSDDMLKLIADQGGFVGIVAYTPFMPKGDDSTVEDVLDGYDHVIDLIGEDRVGIGTDFTQGQGLEFFEYLRSDKGFGRPLSPPATKRPDNPKGLDGPAEYANLTAAMMNRGWSEKRIRKVLGENWLAFLEDVWGG; the protein is encoded by the coding sequence ATGGCCAACATCCTCGCCGACGCCCTGCACCAATCGAGCATCGTCATCGACGGACTGATCATCTCCAACTGGTCGCGCGACGTGTTCGAGCAAATGCACAAGGGCGGGCTGACCGCCGTCAACTGCACCTGCTCGGTCTGGGAAGGGTTCAACGACACCTGCGCCAACATCGCCCAATGGAAACGCGACATCGCGGAGAATTCCGACCTGCTGATGCAGGTGCACTCCGCCGCCGACATCCGCCGCGCCAAGGAGGCGAAGAAGGTCGGCATCTTCCTCGGCTGGCAGAACACCTATGCCATCGAGCAGAACCTGGACCATCTCTACCTGTTCCGCGATCTGGGCGTGCGGGTGATGCAACTGACCTACAACACCCAGAACCTGGTCGGCTCCGGCTGCTGGGAGAGCCGGGATTCGGGCCTGAGCGACTATGGCCGCGACGTGATCGACGCCATGAACGACCTGGGCATTCTGGTCGACCTGTCCCATGTGGGCGAACAGACCAGCCGGGACGCCATCGCCCATTCCCAGAAGCCCGTGGCCTACACCCACTGCTTTCCGGCGGCCTTGCAGGCGCATCCGCGCAACAAGTCGGACGACATGCTGAAGCTCATCGCCGACCAAGGCGGGTTTGTCGGCATCGTCGCCTACACGCCCTTCATGCCAAAAGGCGACGATTCGACGGTGGAAGACGTGCTGGACGGCTATGACCACGTCATCGACCTGATCGGCGAGGACCGGGTTGGCATCGGCACCGACTTCACCCAGGGCCAGGGCCTGGAATTCTTCGAATATCTCCGCTCCGACAAGGGCTTCGGCCGGCCGCTGTCGCCGCCGGCAACGAAGCGGCCGGACAATCCGAAAGGCCTGGATGGCCCGGCGGAATACGCCAACCTGACCGCTGCCATGATGAATCGCGGCTGGAGCGAAAAGCGCATCCGCAAGGTGCTGGGCGAGAACTGGCTCGCCTTCCTGGAGGATGTCTGGGGCGGCTGA
- a CDS encoding peptidoglycan-binding protein, whose translation MFNGQLIATRRWGMFVNFNRRRRNALVLGVCLCALAAPAGAMSVREVQQALTTRGYPVGAADGLMGPRTARAIRAFEADQGWEPSGVMSGRLERALQPPRDLPLIVLRPPPSVQARQPATLQPAESEPPAFANRNWTVRDEREDGTARGPVFALFLEADGKVAGPRFARHMRWRQQADRVVIRYESPIGATVERTGRALDADRIVGEAHGPDGAFWRWTAEARPVAP comes from the coding sequence ATGTTTAACGGGCAGTTAATCGCGACGAGGAGGTGGGGAATGTTTGTGAACTTTAACCGGCGACGGCGAAATGCTCTTGTCCTTGGCGTCTGCCTTTGCGCCCTGGCGGCGCCGGCGGGCGCCATGTCGGTGCGGGAGGTTCAGCAAGCCCTGACGACCCGTGGCTATCCCGTCGGCGCAGCGGATGGCCTGATGGGACCGCGCACCGCGCGGGCAATTCGCGCGTTCGAGGCGGATCAGGGCTGGGAGCCCAGCGGCGTGATGTCGGGCCGGCTGGAACGCGCCTTGCAGCCGCCGCGCGATCTGCCGCTCATCGTGCTGCGGCCGCCGCCCTCGGTGCAGGCCCGGCAACCTGCCACCCTCCAACCGGCAGAATCGGAGCCGCCGGCCTTTGCCAACCGCAATTGGACGGTGCGCGACGAGCGCGAGGACGGCACCGCCCGCGGACCGGTGTTCGCCCTGTTCCTGGAGGCGGACGGCAAGGTCGCGGGGCCTCGCTTTGCCAGGCATATGCGCTGGCGGCAACAGGCGGACCGCGTCGTCATCCGCTATGAAAGTCCGATCGGCGCCACGGTCGAGCGCACAGGCCGCGCCCTGGATGCGGACCGAATCGTCGGCGAGGCGCACGGCCCGGATGGCGCCTTCTGGCGCTGGACGGCGGAGGCCCGGCCCGTGGCGCCGTAG